A single window of Archangium gephyra DNA harbors:
- the acnA gene encoding aconitate hydratase AcnA, which translates to MTDSFKSKSQLKVGSATYDFYSLAKLGKDHAAVARLPFSLKILLENLLRHEDGRVVKREHVEKMLAWNPKAEPDTEISFHPARVLLQDFTGVPAVVDLAAMREALAAMGGDPAKINPRNPADLVIDHSFQVDVFGTTDAFRANAELEFERNQERYAFLRWGQNAFKNFRVVPPDVGICHQVNLEYLAQVAFRQGNVVCPDSLVGTDSHTTMVNGLGVVGWGVGGIEAEASMLGQPITMLIPQVVGFKLTGKLPAGATATDLVLTVTQMLRKKGVVGKFVEFYGNGLQSLSLPDRATIANMAPEYGATIGFFPVDQESLNYLRFTGRPEELVSLAEAYFKEQGLFHTANTPDPVFSDTLELDLSTVVPSLAGPKRPQDRVTLKDMKSAYEKSLVEMLAAGKSKGEDDEGGGKAKAPAAPVPPERLKQTVTVKAGNQSYELGHGAVVIASITSCTNTSNPAVLLGAGLLAKKAVERGINVKPWVKTSLAPGSRVVTDYLKEAGLMPYLEALGFHVVGYGCATCIGNSGPLPDPVADAVTTGDLVVAAVLSGNRNFEGRINPHVRMNYLASPPLVVAYALAGEVGKDLDTEPIGTDRNGQPVFLKDIWPSSEEIQRFINSAVKPEQFRSQYSRAMEGDQLWQKLSPGGGNTFKWDPKSTYVRKPTFLENIPAEPKPLTDIKSARVLALLGDSVTTDHISPAGNIAKTSPAAKYLMDQGVQPKDFNSYGARRGNHEVMVRGTFANIRLKNLLVPGVEGGVTVHIPTRERMSIYDASMKYQQEGTALVVLAGAEYGTGSSRDWAAKGTAMLGIKAVIAKSFERIHRSNLIGMGVLPLQFEAGQDAQSLGLTGQETFEITGISTDLAPQKKLTVKATGEGGTKEFTALCRIDTPNELDYYRHGGILLYVMRQLAKA; encoded by the coding sequence ATGACGGACAGTTTCAAGAGCAAGAGCCAGCTCAAGGTTGGCTCGGCCACGTACGACTTCTACAGCCTCGCCAAGCTGGGCAAGGACCACGCCGCCGTGGCCCGCCTGCCCTTCTCGCTGAAGATCCTGCTCGAGAACCTGCTGCGCCATGAGGATGGCCGCGTGGTGAAGCGCGAGCACGTGGAGAAGATGCTCGCCTGGAACCCCAAGGCCGAGCCGGACACGGAAATCTCCTTCCACCCGGCGCGCGTGCTGCTGCAGGACTTCACCGGCGTGCCCGCGGTGGTGGACCTGGCCGCCATGCGCGAGGCGCTCGCCGCCATGGGTGGAGACCCCGCGAAGATCAACCCGCGCAACCCGGCGGACCTGGTCATCGACCACTCCTTCCAGGTGGACGTGTTCGGCACCACCGACGCCTTCCGCGCCAACGCGGAGCTCGAGTTCGAGCGCAACCAGGAGCGCTACGCCTTCCTGCGTTGGGGCCAGAACGCCTTCAAGAACTTCCGCGTGGTGCCCCCGGACGTGGGCATCTGCCACCAGGTGAACCTGGAGTACCTGGCCCAGGTGGCCTTCCGTCAGGGCAACGTGGTGTGCCCGGACTCGCTGGTGGGCACCGACAGCCACACCACCATGGTCAACGGCCTGGGCGTGGTGGGCTGGGGCGTGGGCGGCATCGAGGCCGAGGCCTCCATGCTCGGCCAGCCGATTACCATGCTGATTCCGCAGGTGGTGGGCTTCAAGCTCACGGGCAAGCTGCCCGCGGGCGCCACCGCGACGGACCTGGTGCTCACCGTCACGCAGATGCTGCGCAAGAAGGGCGTGGTGGGCAAGTTCGTCGAGTTCTACGGCAACGGCCTGCAGAGCCTGTCGCTGCCGGACCGCGCCACCATCGCCAACATGGCGCCCGAGTACGGGGCCACCATCGGCTTCTTCCCGGTGGACCAGGAGAGCCTCAACTACCTGCGCTTCACCGGCCGCCCCGAGGAGCTCGTCTCCCTGGCCGAGGCCTACTTCAAGGAGCAGGGCCTCTTCCACACCGCCAACACCCCGGACCCGGTCTTCAGCGACACGCTGGAGCTGGACCTGTCCACCGTGGTGCCCAGCCTCGCCGGCCCCAAGCGCCCGCAGGACCGCGTCACGCTCAAGGACATGAAGAGCGCCTACGAGAAGTCCCTCGTGGAGATGCTGGCCGCCGGCAAGAGCAAGGGCGAGGACGATGAGGGCGGTGGCAAGGCCAAGGCCCCCGCGGCCCCGGTGCCTCCCGAGCGCCTCAAGCAGACCGTCACCGTGAAGGCCGGCAACCAGAGCTACGAGCTGGGCCACGGCGCCGTCGTCATCGCCTCCATCACCTCGTGCACCAACACCTCCAACCCGGCGGTGCTGCTGGGCGCGGGCCTGTTGGCCAAGAAGGCCGTGGAGCGCGGCATCAACGTGAAGCCCTGGGTGAAGACGAGCCTGGCCCCGGGCAGCCGCGTGGTGACGGACTACCTCAAGGAGGCCGGCCTCATGCCCTACCTGGAGGCGCTCGGCTTCCACGTGGTGGGCTACGGCTGCGCCACCTGCATCGGCAACTCGGGCCCCCTGCCGGATCCCGTGGCCGACGCCGTCACCACCGGCGACCTGGTGGTGGCCGCGGTGCTCAGCGGCAACCGCAACTTCGAGGGCCGCATCAACCCGCACGTGCGCATGAACTACCTGGCCTCCCCGCCGCTCGTGGTGGCCTACGCGCTCGCCGGTGAGGTGGGCAAGGACCTGGACACCGAGCCGATCGGCACCGACCGCAACGGCCAGCCGGTGTTCCTCAAGGACATCTGGCCCTCCTCCGAGGAGATCCAGCGCTTCATCAACTCCGCGGTGAAGCCGGAGCAGTTCCGCAGCCAGTACTCGCGCGCCATGGAGGGGGACCAGCTCTGGCAGAAGCTCTCGCCCGGCGGCGGCAACACGTTCAAGTGGGACCCCAAGTCCACCTACGTGCGCAAGCCCACCTTCCTGGAGAACATCCCCGCCGAGCCCAAGCCCCTCACGGACATCAAGTCCGCCCGGGTGCTCGCGCTGCTGGGGGACTCCGTCACCACGGACCACATCTCCCCCGCCGGCAACATCGCCAAGACGAGCCCGGCCGCCAAGTACCTCATGGACCAGGGGGTGCAGCCCAAGGACTTCAACTCCTACGGCGCGCGCCGCGGCAACCACGAGGTGATGGTGCGTGGCACCTTCGCCAACATCCGCCTGAAGAACCTGCTGGTGCCCGGCGTGGAGGGTGGCGTCACCGTCCACATCCCCACCCGCGAGCGGATGAGCATCTACGACGCCTCCATGAAGTACCAGCAGGAGGGCACCGCGCTGGTGGTGCTCGCCGGCGCCGAGTACGGCACGGGCTCCAGCCGTGACTGGGCCGCCAAGGGCACGGCCATGCTGGGCATCAAGGCCGTCATCGCCAAGAGCTTCGAGCGCATCCACCGCTCCAACCTCATCGGCATGGGCGTGCTGCCCCTGCAGTTCGAGGCGGGCCAGGACGCGCAGAGCCTGGGCCTCACCGGCCAGGAGACGTTCGAGATCACCGGCATCTCCACGGACCTGGCCCCGCAGAAGAAGCTCACCGTGAAGGCCACCGGTGAGGGCGGCACCAAGGAGTTCACCGCCCTGTGCCGCATCGACACGCCCAACGAGCTCGACTACTACCGCCACGGCGGCATCCTGCTCTACGTCATGCGTCAGCTGGCCAAGGCGTAG
- a CDS encoding TIGR02265 family protein, translating into MGTESNPGNDTTAHDAEQDLQQRLSLATPQHTTRGFLFSSLLRVVRELGGDESVVQRCLAASGEKSFVEFFNYPTRSLLLLLSAAARSMSGKLGGYEEVLRQIGFKAGSSYMETPVGRTALQQAGGTPQQFMIALQTLYWVLTTYGKPALTWPGANRGVLTIEVTFMPLAYHVGGAQAIAKRLGVKNVNISARKTGDLSIALEVSW; encoded by the coding sequence ATGGGCACTGAGTCGAATCCAGGCAACGACACCACCGCGCATGACGCGGAGCAGGATCTTCAGCAGCGGTTGAGCCTGGCAACGCCACAGCACACCACGCGTGGCTTCCTGTTCTCCTCCCTGTTGCGGGTGGTCCGGGAGCTCGGTGGGGACGAGTCGGTGGTGCAGCGCTGCCTGGCGGCCAGCGGCGAGAAGTCCTTCGTGGAGTTCTTCAACTACCCCACGCGCTCGCTGCTGTTGTTGCTCTCCGCGGCGGCCCGCTCCATGAGCGGCAAGCTGGGCGGTTACGAGGAAGTGCTGCGGCAGATCGGCTTCAAGGCGGGCTCCAGCTACATGGAGACGCCGGTGGGGCGCACGGCGCTGCAGCAGGCGGGAGGCACGCCCCAGCAGTTCATGATTGCCCTGCAGACGCTCTACTGGGTGCTGACCACGTACGGGAAGCCCGCGCTGACCTGGCCTGGGGCGAACCGGGGGGTGCTCACCATCGAGGTCACCTTCATGCCGCTCGCCTACCACGTGGGTGGGGCGCAGGCGATCGCCAAGCGGCTGGGCGTGAAGAACGTGAACATCAGCGCGCGCAAGACGGGGGACCTGAGCATCGCGCTGGAGGTGTCCTGGTAG
- a CDS encoding HD domain-containing protein, translated as MKGTGPTLEDAIALAVEAHRGQRDKAGQTYILHPLRVMMRLETDTERMVAILHDVVEDSPWTLERLRGLGYPEEVLGALDCLTKREGESYEAFIERVLPHPLARRVKRADLEDNMDVRRLPAVTAKDAERLARYRAAWARLQEG; from the coding sequence GTGAAAGGCACCGGACCCACGCTGGAAGACGCCATCGCCCTGGCCGTGGAAGCGCACCGGGGCCAGCGCGACAAGGCCGGGCAGACGTACATCCTCCACCCCCTGCGGGTGATGATGCGCCTGGAGACGGACACGGAGCGGATGGTGGCCATCCTGCACGACGTGGTGGAGGACTCGCCCTGGACGCTGGAGCGGCTGCGCGGGCTGGGCTACCCCGAGGAGGTGCTCGGCGCGCTGGACTGCCTGACGAAGCGCGAGGGCGAGAGCTACGAGGCCTTCATCGAGCGCGTCCTGCCCCATCCACTCGCGCGCCGGGTGAAGCGGGCGGACCTGGAGGACAACATGGACGTGCGGCGGCTGCCGGCCGTCACGGCGAAGGACGCGGAGCGGCTGGCCCGCTACCGCGCCGCCTGGGCCCGGCTCCAGGAAGGGTGA
- a CDS encoding peptide chain release factor family protein: MIVEPSRRQAALEALALDDDALLRTCEVEFFIASGPGGQHRNTTASGVRLTHPPTGLSVTGTERRSQSQNKGAALERLREGLQALTYVPKKRHKTKPTKGSQRRRLDTKKREGEKKAQRNKKVQW, from the coding sequence ATGATCGTCGAACCCTCCCGCCGACAAGCCGCGCTGGAAGCGCTCGCCCTGGATGACGACGCACTGCTCCGCACCTGCGAGGTGGAGTTCTTCATCGCCTCCGGTCCGGGCGGCCAGCACCGCAACACCACCGCGAGTGGTGTACGGCTGACCCACCCGCCCACCGGGCTGTCCGTCACCGGCACCGAGCGCCGCAGCCAGTCGCAGAACAAGGGCGCCGCGCTCGAGCGCCTGCGCGAGGGCCTCCAGGCCCTCACCTACGTGCCCAAGAAGCGCCACAAGACGAAGCCCACCAAGGGCTCCCAGCGGCGTCGTTTGGACACCAAGAAGCGCGAGGGTGAGAAGAAGGCCCAGCGCAACAAGAAGGTGCAGTGGTGA
- a CDS encoding YceI family protein: protein MAIETWRIDTQHSSIGFTVRHMVVARVHGRFTRYEGRLFTNGDLLKAQAEVKIEAASLDTQVEARDQHLRSPDFFDVGAFPRVIFHSKRVQAAGKDRYVVVGDLTIKDTTREVAMETEFLGRVTDPYGTERLAFSARTSVDRKDFGLTWNKALETGGVLVGERIDIELDVQVVKAAVVEKAA, encoded by the coding sequence ATGGCCATCGAGACCTGGCGCATCGACACCCAGCACTCCTCCATCGGCTTCACCGTGCGGCACATGGTGGTGGCGCGGGTGCACGGCCGCTTCACCCGCTACGAGGGGAGGCTGTTCACGAACGGCGACCTGCTGAAGGCGCAGGCGGAGGTGAAGATCGAGGCGGCGAGCCTCGACACCCAGGTGGAGGCGAGGGACCAGCACCTGCGCTCGCCGGACTTCTTCGACGTGGGGGCCTTCCCGCGCGTCATCTTCCACAGCAAGCGGGTGCAGGCGGCGGGCAAGGACCGCTACGTGGTGGTGGGGGACCTGACCATCAAGGACACCACGCGCGAGGTGGCGATGGAGACGGAGTTCCTCGGCCGGGTGACGGACCCGTACGGCACGGAGCGCCTGGCGTTCAGCGCGCGCACGAGCGTGGACCGCAAGGACTTCGGGCTGACGTGGAACAAGGCGCTGGAGACGGGCGGGGTGCTGGTGGGCGAGCGCATCGACATCGAGCTGGACGTGCAGGTGGTGAAGGCGGCGGTGGTGGAGAAGGCGGCGTGA
- a CDS encoding pirin family protein, with translation MMSVRPSEARGHANHGWLDSHHTFSFADYYDPSFMGFRALRVINEDRVAARSGFGTHPHRDMEIITYVLSGQIEHRDSMGTLGLLRAGELQRMTAGTGVLHSEMNRSNEELHFLQIWILPERQGLTPSYEQKAFTKEERQGRFRLVVSPEGKEGALKVHQDLRLYSTLLGKGEKTEYALAPGRHAWLQVARGAGSLNGVELKAGDGVAVTDEARLVLSATEPLEALLFDLA, from the coding sequence ATGATGAGCGTTCGACCCTCTGAAGCACGCGGCCATGCGAACCACGGCTGGCTGGATTCCCATCACACCTTCTCGTTCGCGGACTACTACGACCCGAGCTTCATGGGCTTCCGCGCGCTGCGTGTCATCAACGAGGACCGGGTGGCGGCGCGCAGTGGCTTCGGCACGCACCCGCACCGGGACATGGAGATCATCACGTACGTGCTCTCGGGGCAGATCGAGCACCGGGACAGCATGGGGACGCTGGGGTTGCTGCGCGCGGGAGAGCTGCAGCGGATGACGGCGGGCACGGGCGTGCTGCACAGCGAGATGAACCGGAGCAACGAGGAGCTGCACTTCCTGCAGATCTGGATCCTCCCCGAGCGCCAGGGCCTGACGCCGAGCTACGAGCAGAAGGCCTTCACGAAGGAGGAGCGCCAGGGCCGCTTCCGGCTGGTGGTGTCGCCGGAGGGGAAGGAGGGGGCGCTGAAGGTGCACCAGGACCTGAGGCTGTACAGCACGCTGCTGGGCAAGGGCGAGAAGACGGAGTACGCGCTGGCACCGGGCCGGCACGCGTGGCTGCAGGTGGCGCGCGGGGCGGGCTCGCTCAACGGCGTGGAGCTGAAGGCCGGGGACGGGGTAGCCGTGACCGATGAGGCGCGGTTGGTGCTCTCGGCGACGGAGCCGCTGGAAGCCCTGCTCTTCGACCTGGCGTGA
- a CDS encoding DUF2381 family protein produces MLNPGPEPWTLAGAALVDSTGEEVELTRWQKAPIPANGAGAVVVGIKGERAQLGCPCTLKLWEATGPRTVTLGNVTFPESKAKGP; encoded by the coding sequence GTGCTGAACCCCGGTCCGGAGCCCTGGACGCTGGCGGGGGCGGCGCTGGTGGACTCGACGGGGGAAGAGGTGGAGCTTACCCGGTGGCAAAAGGCACCTATCCCCGCGAATGGTGCCGGTGCCGTCGTGGTGGGCATCAAGGGGGAGCGCGCGCAGCTCGGCTGCCCCTGCACCCTCAAGCTGTGGGAGGCAACCGGGCCGCGCACCGTCACCCTTGGGAACGTCACGTTCCCCGAGAGCAAAGCGAAGGGGCCCTGA
- a CDS encoding DUF5953 family protein encodes MANPQSTVILIFYAPALAGGDSRPLAVVRAMERALPGLRLEWTISSEGKLIQLPQREAWLAKGRPTGRGFPLICNGDESYRVTLSGWERPAGISPGGQAQFEVHAKLPLHVAGSAAAVDVLESMGETTRAFWGRATPEGVAAKMAQQMRHSVREPHVPPLGLPTIKLTEELRSPEIPHHLGWLNYWSAAAAKAIGFPDPARDAELLSPSRRTATGGWVVQLTEAPLDLDNPAHLDALKRAYERFPEIGGRAAP; translated from the coding sequence ATGGCAAACCCACAGAGTACCGTCATCCTCATCTTTTACGCGCCTGCTCTCGCGGGTGGTGACAGCCGCCCTTTAGCCGTCGTTCGTGCAATGGAGCGAGCCCTTCCTGGCTTGCGCCTGGAGTGGACGATTTCCAGTGAGGGGAAGTTGATCCAGCTACCGCAGCGTGAGGCATGGCTCGCCAAAGGGAGACCGACCGGGAGGGGATTTCCGCTCATTTGCAATGGAGACGAGAGCTACCGGGTAACGCTTTCTGGATGGGAAAGACCTGCGGGGATCTCCCCAGGAGGGCAGGCACAGTTTGAGGTTCATGCAAAACTGCCGCTGCATGTAGCGGGGAGCGCAGCGGCGGTGGATGTGCTTGAAAGCATGGGGGAGACCACACGCGCGTTCTGGGGGCGTGCGACGCCGGAGGGCGTGGCGGCGAAGATGGCGCAGCAGATGCGCCATTCCGTACGTGAGCCACATGTTCCGCCCCTGGGGCTGCCAACGATCAAGCTCACAGAGGAGCTCCGCTCACCTGAGATTCCGCATCACCTGGGGTGGCTGAACTACTGGTCCGCCGCTGCCGCAAAAGCTATCGGCTTTCCGGACCCAGCCCGCGACGCGGAGTTGCTGTCACCCTCACGGCGTACCGCGACGGGTGGGTGGGTCGTGCAGCTCACCGAGGCGCCGCTCGACCTGGACAACCCCGCCCACCTGGACGCGCTTAAACGGGCCTACGAGCGCTTCCCGGAAATTGGCGGGCGCGCAGCCCCTTGA
- a CDS encoding DUF6310 domain-containing protein — protein sequence MGAVIVAGVVVVGFAIKEALDAYALDMGRPEVRPVPETRLVPETAPAPQTPSPKKRPKPEPKGPDFPPLEPPEVTERARHKCEPVPVPYHRGGNKLHDKCADRIPLNSFPGGDVFVNGKNFDALQLATRTLWEVKTDNFDTYPPELREFVLEEQLPKLQHERALALACGFAFKVGVRSAAHQAALLDRDGTLDIVVMNWC from the coding sequence GTGGGAGCGGTGATCGTCGCGGGCGTGGTGGTGGTGGGCTTTGCCATCAAAGAGGCGTTGGATGCGTATGCGCTGGATATGGGTCGCCCCGAGGTAAGGCCCGTGCCTGAAACGCGGCTCGTGCCTGAAACAGCGCCCGCTCCACAGACACCCTCGCCGAAAAAGAGGCCCAAGCCGGAGCCCAAAGGGCCGGATTTCCCTCCTCTGGAGCCACCCGAAGTCACGGAGCGAGCTCGCCACAAGTGCGAGCCCGTCCCAGTGCCCTACCACCGTGGCGGCAATAAACTGCACGACAAGTGCGCTGACCGAATTCCGCTCAACAGTTTCCCCGGTGGGGATGTGTTCGTGAATGGGAAAAACTTCGACGCGCTGCAACTGGCCACGCGCACGCTGTGGGAGGTCAAGACCGACAACTTTGACACGTACCCGCCCGAACTCCGCGAGTTCGTGCTTGAGGAACAATTGCCGAAGTTGCAGCATGAGCGCGCCCTTGCGCTGGCCTGCGGATTTGCCTTCAAGGTCGGCGTGCGCAGCGCCGCGCACCAAGCCGCGTTGCTCGACCGAGATGGTACCCTCGATATCGTAGTCATGAATTGGTGCTGA
- a CDS encoding M12 family metallopeptidase: MHRNTRKSALGAALFVPCLLLTACGSESGLETLRPPVNPEKAQVAAHAPIHKGYAWNTTSKKLESVHYAKVDGLAIVEGDIVIGSAEEVEARTRAVEARGGLEAGGVQAQGIAVTGFKYWWRWPNALVPYTIDPLLPNPQRVTAAINSWQSSTHIRFVLRTASNATQYPNYITFRVGTGCNAPVGRDSAPGSVYLSLGCNTESIVHELGHVLGLYHEQSRNDRDAHVRIRWENILESYAAQFEKKDYSRDVLAYDYRSIMHYDSLMFSKNGEATIETLGGQLIPANSVLSAGDVASIRSIYSIDDPEFFVQQLYMDVLGRDPDENGFVHHLDLLKSCSGNQTCLDSTRVAEARSFFESAEHRQQHPELDPNSPNYKAAYINNCYRAFLRRPQSAGDGTLWLDTLNSTGDYNLVIHGFISSAEYRSRFM, translated from the coding sequence ATGCATCGCAACACGAGGAAATCGGCGCTTGGCGCCGCGCTGTTTGTTCCCTGCCTCCTGCTCACCGCCTGCGGTTCTGAGTCAGGCTTGGAAACCTTGCGTCCGCCCGTGAATCCGGAGAAGGCTCAGGTCGCGGCCCACGCCCCCATCCACAAGGGATACGCTTGGAACACCACCAGCAAGAAGCTGGAATCGGTTCACTACGCGAAGGTGGACGGGCTGGCGATCGTCGAGGGGGATATCGTCATCGGCTCAGCGGAAGAGGTAGAGGCGCGTACTCGCGCGGTGGAGGCGCGGGGCGGGCTCGAAGCCGGTGGTGTCCAGGCGCAGGGGATAGCCGTGACCGGATTCAAATACTGGTGGCGTTGGCCCAACGCGCTAGTCCCGTACACCATCGATCCCCTCCTGCCGAACCCCCAGCGGGTGACAGCCGCCATCAACTCCTGGCAGAGTTCCACGCATATCCGCTTCGTGCTGCGTACGGCGAGCAACGCCACACAGTACCCGAACTACATCACCTTCAGGGTGGGAACCGGCTGCAATGCCCCAGTCGGGAGGGATAGTGCCCCGGGGTCGGTGTACCTAAGCCTTGGCTGTAACACGGAGAGCATCGTCCATGAGCTCGGCCATGTGCTGGGCCTGTATCACGAGCAGAGCCGCAACGACCGCGACGCCCACGTGCGCATCCGGTGGGAAAACATCCTGGAGAGCTACGCTGCCCAATTCGAAAAGAAGGACTACAGCAGGGACGTGTTGGCCTACGACTACCGCTCCATCATGCACTACGATTCGTTAATGTTTTCCAAGAACGGCGAGGCAACGATCGAGACGCTAGGAGGCCAACTCATCCCAGCGAACTCCGTGCTGAGCGCTGGAGACGTGGCCTCCATCAGGAGCATCTACTCCATTGATGACCCGGAGTTTTTCGTCCAGCAGCTCTACATGGATGTGCTCGGCCGTGACCCTGACGAGAACGGATTTGTACACCACCTGGACCTCCTGAAGAGCTGTTCCGGGAATCAGACTTGCCTGGACTCGACTCGTGTCGCCGAAGCACGCTCGTTCTTCGAGTCCGCGGAGCATCGTCAGCAGCACCCGGAACTGGATCCGAACTCGCCGAACTACAAAGCCGCCTACATCAACAACTGCTACAGGGCCTTCCTGCGGCGTCCACAGAGTGCTGGCGACGGCACCCTCTGGCTGGATACCCTGAATTCAACGGGTGATTACAATCTGGTCATCCACGGCTTCATCAGCAGCGCCGAGTATCGCTCGCGCTTCATGTAG
- a CDS encoding SMP-30/gluconolactonase/LRE family protein — translation MKKNRPLITVFAVTALGFAACDKAEEEKPSRAPPEGTYTVGPRVESVARGFDGHYFVSIQETNVASAEDGTLKRVHENGEVSVFASGMREPRGLDFTGTELVVTDLDRIWAVDKDGNKRVVADSTRFPVTVSNLNDLSVEPGGKTLLVTEMGPSSQMRPAGSTNTLLPVNSAEAQAMPQTARVFRVDVADGTVTPVLEASTDNRILNGVFASKSGRILIADYFGGDLTELANNQQRTLAVPRGVDGIGEDKSGNLYLGVFEEGRVYRTDSNGGNPTVVVEGLGFRGVADIFVDADKGLLLTPNLGAGTLIVQKLP, via the coding sequence ATGAAGAAAAACCGGCCGCTCATCACGGTGTTCGCAGTGACAGCGTTGGGATTCGCCGCGTGCGACAAGGCAGAGGAAGAGAAACCCTCGCGCGCCCCGCCGGAAGGCACGTACACCGTCGGCCCACGCGTTGAAAGCGTGGCCCGTGGCTTCGATGGACACTACTTCGTCTCGATTCAAGAAACGAACGTGGCCTCGGCGGAAGACGGTACCCTCAAGCGCGTCCATGAGAATGGCGAGGTCAGCGTCTTCGCCAGCGGCATGAGAGAACCGCGCGGCCTCGACTTCACCGGCACCGAGCTCGTCGTGACCGACCTGGACCGCATCTGGGCCGTGGACAAAGACGGAAACAAGCGCGTCGTCGCTGACAGCACCCGATTCCCCGTCACGGTGAGCAACCTCAATGATCTCTCGGTCGAGCCCGGCGGCAAGACCTTGCTCGTCACCGAGATGGGACCTTCGAGCCAGATGCGCCCGGCGGGAAGCACCAACACCTTGCTCCCCGTCAACAGCGCCGAAGCGCAGGCGATGCCCCAGACCGCGCGGGTGTTTCGCGTCGATGTCGCCGATGGCACGGTGACCCCGGTACTCGAGGCCTCGACAGACAACCGCATCCTCAACGGCGTCTTCGCGAGCAAGAGCGGCAGAATCCTCATCGCCGATTACTTCGGTGGCGATTTGACCGAGCTCGCGAACAACCAGCAGCGGACGTTGGCCGTGCCGCGCGGCGTCGACGGCATCGGTGAGGACAAGAGCGGAAATCTCTACCTGGGCGTGTTCGAAGAGGGCCGCGTCTACAGGACCGACTCCAACGGCGGAAACCCGACCGTGGTCGTCGAGGGCCTCGGCTTCCGCGGTGTGGCCGATATCTTCGTCGACGCGGACAAGGGCCTGCTCTTGACGCCGAACCTGGGTGCCGGGACGTTGATTGTGCAAAAGCTGCCGTAG
- a CDS encoding DUF6310 domain-containing protein, with translation MGGRPGQTCPRRLRGLSTGPTHSSAGTRQRPSSAPPHQPSPSTRPLSRLYANKPHDKCANRIPNNSFPSGDVFVNGKNFDALDVRRALPLGEVQPWERAVAPTRWPMCLAGVSTTLPVS, from the coding sequence CTGGGAGGGCGGCCTGGGCAGACATGCCCAAGGAGGCTGCGAGGCCTCTCCACCGGCCCGACTCACAGCTCGGCCGGCACCCGTCAGCGGCCCTCCTCCGCCCCTCCGCACCAGCCCTCTCCCTCCACACGGCCTCTCTCCCGCCTATACGCCAATAAACCGCACGACAAGTGCGCCAACAGAATTCCGAACAACAGTTTCCCTAGCGGGGATGTGTTCGTGAATGGGAAGAACTTCGACGCGTTGGACGTGCGCCGCGCGTTGCCCCTAGGGGAAGTCCAGCCATGGGAGCGAGCCGTCGCTCCCACCCGCTGGCCGATGTGCCTCGCTGGCGTGAGCACGACATTGCCGGTGTCCTGA